A genomic stretch from Acinonyx jubatus isolate Ajub_Pintada_27869175 chromosome E2, VMU_Ajub_asm_v1.0, whole genome shotgun sequence includes:
- the LOC106973614 gene encoding zinc finger protein 285 isoform X1, with protein sequence MTVQGNCPQYLEGDVFFSEEWAGVSLQISGSENYVIKAINLENQDGTGWKGPTQVLTPESWKEAHMTERQNSQGQDERIHVEQTLYGCAQGDGHISQTSRGHGDSQECKEEDPCRYTDCGKHLAVKSTVHNIVPVVPQPVKCNSYEVGYIDVADPLVHPSTHVGEQSCRWDQCGKDFSQSSGLYHYKTHSEDKAYEYQKWAEGCKQSTDPPRYQKGPSGDKPYKCPECGKVFRRNSSLHNHHRVHTGEMPYRCDVCGKGFGFRSLLCIHQGVHTGEKPYKCEECGKGFDQSSNLLVHQRVHTGEKPYKCSECGKCFSSSSVLQVHRRLHTGEKPYRCGECGKGFSQSTHLHIHQRVHTGEKPYTCNVCRKAFAYSSVLHTHQRVHTGEKPYTCDVCGKGFSYSSYFHLHQRDHTREKPYRCDECGKGFSRNSDLQVHLRVHTGERPYKCKECGKDFSRNSYLLAHQRVHTDEIHCVYCEDGQGFRYSSDLLTHQRLHKRTETFSM encoded by the coding sequence ATGACTGTTCAAGGAAATTGTCCCCAGTATTTAGAAGGAgatgttttcttctctgaagaaTGGGCGGGAGTGTCTCTTCAGATTTCTGGAAGTGAGAACTATGTAATAAAGGCCATTAATTTAGAAAATCAAGATGGCACAGGGTGGAAAGGCCCGACACAAGTCCTTACACCCGAGTCTTGGAAGGAAGCCCACATGACTGAGCGCCAGAATTCTCAAGGACAAGATGAGAGAATTCACGTGGAACAGACACTGTATGGATGCGCTCAGGGTGATGGTCACATCAGTCAGACATCACGGGGTCATGGTGATTCCCAGGAATGTAAAGAAGAAGATCCCTGTAGATACACTGACTGTGGGAAGCACTTGGCAGTGAAGTCAACAGTCCATAACATAGTCCCTGTGGTACCACAACCTGTCAAATGTAATAGCTATGAGGTGGGATACATAGATGTTGCAGACCCTCTTGTCCATCCCAGCACTCACGTAGGAGAACAGTCTTGTAGGTGGGACCAGTGTGGAAAGGACTTCAGTCAGAGCTCAGGTCTTTATCATTATAAAACTCATTCAGAGGACAAAGCTTATGAATATCAAAAGTGGGCTGAGGGCTGCAAGCAGAGCACAGACCCTCCCAGATACCAGAAGGGCCCCTCGGGAGACAAACCCTATAAATGTCCCGAATGTGGCAAGGTCTTCAGGCGCAACTCCTCTCTTCACAACCATCACCGAGTCCACACGGGGGAGATGCCCTACAGATGTGATGTGTGTGGGAAGGGGTTCGGATTTAGGTCCCTTCTTTGTATTCATCAGGGAGTGCACACAGGGGAAAAGCCCTACAAATGTGAGGAGTGTGGGAAGGGCTTTGATCAGAGCTCCAATCTTCTTGTCCACCAGAGAGTCCACACTGGCGAGAAGCCCTACAAATGCAGTGAGTGTGGCAAATGCTTCAGTTCAAGCTCTGTTCTTCAAGTCCACCGGAGGCTGCACACGGGGGAGAAGCCTTACCGGTGTGGCGAGTGTGGAAAGGGCTTCAGCCAAAGCACACACCTTCACATTCACCAGAGAGTccacacaggggagaagccctacACATGCAACGTGTGCAGAAAGGCTTTTGCCTACAGTTCAGTTCTTCATACTCATCAGAGAGTTCACACAGGAGAAAAGCCTTATACATGTGACGTGTGCGGTAAGGGCTTCAGTTACAGCTCATATTTTCACTTACATCAAAGAGATCATACCAGAGAGAAACCGTATAGATGTGATGAGTGTGGTAAGGGCTTCAGTCGGAATTCAGATCTTCAAGTGCATCTCAGAGTCCACACAGGAGAGAGGCCCTATAAGTGCAAGGAATGTGGTAAGGACTTCAGTCGTAACTCATACCTTCTTGCTCACCAGAGAGTGCATACGGATGAGATACACTGTGTGTATTGTGAGGATGGCCAGGGCTTTCGTTACAGCTCGGACCTTCTTACTCATCAAAGACTGCACAAGAGGACGGAAACATTCTCAATGTAG